Below is a window of Prosthecochloris sp. GSB1 DNA.
GAGGAAAACCGCTTTCCTCGCCGAAAAAATGGTTTGAATGGACCAACTGCGGCTACGACGCGCCGGACAACCCGTTCGTTGAAAAGATACTCGAACAGAACATTTCCGGCGAACAGTGCGCGATTTCGACCTATAACAGTATCATCGAAGAAATTGGCTTGAAAGATCCCGTCACCTACAATCTCGCCGTGCAAATCCTGCAGGACGAGGTGGAGCACGAAGAAGACCTCCAGGCGCTGCTCGAAGATCTTGGTGTCATTCTGAGACGGTAGCAATCCGGTTGAGGCACTCCCTCCGGCGGTATCGGTTTCGCAAAAAAGGCTGCCCGTGTTCATACGCACGGCAGCCTTTTTTGCGAGTATATAGGAAAAGGATCAGTAGCGCGGTTCCCTGCGGGCAGGGCGTTCTTCCCTCGGTCTTGCTTCGTTAACCTTGATGGTGCGGCCTTTGAAGTCGGTGTCGTTCATCGACTCGATGGCTGTTTCCGCTTCAGAAGCATCTGGCATTTCAATAAAT
It encodes the following:
- a CDS encoding ferritin-like domain-containing protein; this translates as MGTRGREIVGEHLDRVLELLNKAFADEWLAYYQYWLGAKVVEGPMKDAVMAELMQHAADELRHADMVSNRIVQLGGKPLSSPKKWFEWTNCGYDAPDNPFVEKILEQNISGEQCAISTYNSIIEEIGLKDPVTYNLAVQILQDEVEHEEDLQALLEDLGVILRR
- a CDS encoding RNA recognition motif domain-containing protein, translating into MNIYIGNLPYSVTDDDLRDAFAQFGQVDRANIIIDKFTGRSKGFGFIEMPDASEAETAIESMNDTDFKGRTIKVNEARPREERPARREPRY